The following are encoded together in the Coregonus clupeaformis isolate EN_2021a chromosome 24, ASM2061545v1, whole genome shotgun sequence genome:
- the LOC121537404 gene encoding LOW QUALITY PROTEIN: homeobox protein Hox-C1a-like (The sequence of the model RefSeq protein was modified relative to this genomic sequence to represent the inferred CDS: deleted 2 bases in 1 codon), which translates to MNLYQELMCDWESSAMFVGGYRPGEVRIGDLDQIISPELGADNEGNSLSEVGTGYSLQHSSPSFSGANSATDCTVTQLPVYSGSSSSPLTQSQGFSTTPPACLHYSRLPSYLRAQEHDFPGLGYSSSTHNTRTEALAHAEFGSINAHIKIYTHDGPNIHFALVDSSSHPDPKCKVSELSHKSKTFDWMNVKKRSQPRTAKMHMACGLSIVAPGVSMDRGGGGKYSIPTDGHHITPNGVLRTNFTTKQLTELEKEFHFNKYLTRARRVEIASALQLSETQVKIWFQNRRMKQKKLMREGLLPVACPILELLRKLTLQQPGHLFLSWTT; encoded by the exons ATGAATTTGTATCAAGAGTTAATGTGCGATTGGGAGAGTAGCGCTATGTTCGTAGGGGGCTACCGACCAGGGGAGGTCAGGATAGGTGACTTGGATCAGATAATTTCTCCAGAACTTGGAGCTGACAATGAGGGTAACTCTTTATCAGAGGTTGGCACGGGATATTCATTACAACACAGTTCCCCGTCTTTCTCCGGTGCCAATTCTGCAACCGACTGCACGGTAACTCAGCTCCCGGTCTACTCAGGCTCGAGCAGCTCTCCCCTGACACAGAGTCAGGGCTTTTCAACCACGCCACCGGCCTGCCTCCACTACTCTCGTCTCCCCTCCTACCTCCGGGCGCAGGAGCACGACTTCCCGGGACTTGGATACTCCTCTTCCACACACAACACCAGGACTGAGGCGCTGGCGCACGCAGAATTCGGGTCTATAAATGCGCACATTAAAATCTACACTCATGATGGGCCTAATATTCACTTTGCTCTTGTGGACAGTAGCTCTCACCCGGACCCCAAGTGTAAGGTATCTGAACTAAGTCACAAGAGCAAAACTTTTGATTGGATGAACGTGAAGAAGAGAAGTCAACCTCGGACGG CCAAGATGCACATGGCCTGTGGATTAAGTATAGTTGCTCCGGGCGTCAGTATGGACAGAGGAGGTGGCGGTAAATACAGCATTCCCACCGATGGGCATCATATTACCCCTAACGGGGTACTAAGGACCAACTTCACCACCAAACAGCTCACAGAGCTCGAGAAGGAGTTCCACTTCAACAAGTACCTGACGCGCGCCAGACGCGTGGAGATCGCGAGCGCCCTGCAGCTGAGCGAGACGCAGGTGAAGATTTGGTTCCAGAACCGGCGCATGAAACAGAAGAAATTAATGCGCGAAGGCCTTCTTCCCGTGGCCTGTCCC ATACTCGAGCTGCTCAGAAAGCTCACGCTCCAACAGCCTGGACACTTATTCCTCTCCTGGACAACTTGA